The following are encoded together in the Salmonella enterica subsp. enterica serovar Choleraesuis genome:
- the ygeX gene encoding diaminopropionate ammonia-lyase, with amino-acid sequence MSQFELAIQIAANAYFQPARSPVFNQQAAVTARRFHRTLAGYSPTPLCSLPGLAKSLGVGQILVKDESQRFELNAFKMLGGAWAIARLLCQKYQLDINRFTFESFKEQAFPPLTFATTTDGNHGRGIAWAARALGQKAVIYMPKGSVAARVKHITDLGAECIVTDSNYDDTVRMTQAEAQRRGWYVVQDTAWEGYSEIPTWIMQGYATLADEAAEQIEQMQLAPPTHIILQAGVGAMAAGVLGYFVDRYGPGQFQTMVVEPDKADCLYRSGLAGKCVNVGGAMDTIMAGLACGEPNPLGWPLLRDNVQHFLSCEDRVAALGMRVLGNPYAGDPAIISGESGAIGIGVLAALSHHPQRAELLKKLHITPESRILAISTEGDTDPINYREIVWEGKAGVSYCSKGITHV; translated from the coding sequence ATGTCACAGTTTGAACTCGCAATCCAGATTGCGGCGAATGCTTATTTTCAGCCTGCACGATCGCCGGTTTTTAATCAGCAGGCGGCCGTAACCGCCCGGCGTTTTCATCGTACGCTGGCCGGTTACAGTCCGACGCCTCTTTGCAGCCTGCCGGGGCTGGCCAAAAGTCTCGGTGTCGGTCAGATTCTGGTTAAAGATGAGTCTCAGCGCTTTGAACTTAATGCTTTTAAGATGCTGGGAGGAGCATGGGCCATCGCCCGTCTTTTATGCCAGAAGTATCAGCTTGATATTAATCGGTTCACATTTGAAAGTTTCAAAGAACAGGCATTCCCTCCCCTGACCTTTGCCACCACAACCGACGGCAACCATGGGCGCGGTATCGCCTGGGCCGCGCGAGCGCTGGGTCAAAAAGCGGTTATCTATATGCCTAAGGGCTCAGTCGCGGCACGCGTCAAGCACATCACCGATCTCGGGGCTGAATGCATCGTTACCGATAGCAACTACGACGATACCGTGCGTATGACCCAGGCCGAAGCTCAGCGTCGGGGCTGGTATGTAGTGCAGGATACGGCCTGGGAGGGATATAGCGAAATTCCAACCTGGATAATGCAGGGCTATGCCACCCTGGCCGACGAAGCGGCCGAACAGATTGAGCAGATGCAGCTCGCTCCACCTACCCACATCATCCTGCAAGCTGGCGTAGGAGCTATGGCTGCCGGCGTTCTGGGCTACTTTGTCGACCGCTATGGCCCGGGGCAATTCCAGACAATGGTGGTCGAACCGGACAAAGCCGACTGTTTGTACCGCTCAGGGCTGGCCGGTAAATGCGTCAATGTTGGTGGCGCGATGGACACTATTATGGCGGGCCTGGCCTGCGGCGAGCCCAACCCGCTGGGCTGGCCCCTGCTGCGCGATAACGTTCAGCACTTCCTGTCCTGTGAAGACCGGGTGGCTGCGCTGGGCATGCGCGTTCTTGGTAACCCATACGCCGGAGACCCTGCCATTATTTCCGGCGAGTCCGGCGCTATCGGCATTGGCGTACTGGCCGCACTGTCGCATCACCCGCAGCGGGCTGAACTACTCAAAAAACTCCATATCACCCCAGAGTCTCGCATCCTTGCCATCAGTACCGAAGGCGATACCGACCCGATCAATTACCGGGAGATCGTCTGGGAAGGCAAAGCGGGAGTTTCGTACTGTTCAAAAGGAATTACACATGTCTAA
- the aldB gene encoding aldehyde dehydrogenase: MTVNQPQQLAAIPYTFKTRYDNFIGGRWMAPLGGEYYLNQTPATGQTICEVASSDSRDVDLALDAAHKAQASWGKTSGAERAALLNKIADRMEEHLAVLAAVETWDNGKAIRETQAADVPLGLDHFRYFAACIRAQEGGISEINANLVAYHFHEPLGVVGQIIPWNFPLLMACWKLAPALAAGNCIVLKPAKLTPMSVLVLMELIADILPPGVVNVVNGAGSEIGEYLVTSGRIAKIAFTGSTEVGRDIMHYASRNVIPVTLELGGKSPNIFFADVMDKDDAFLDKALEGMAMFAFNQGEVCTCPSRALVQESVYERFMEKAIARIAAIRRGHPLDPQTQMGAQVSKGQLDTILNYIDIGRKEGAEVLTGGHRCELSGELAGGYYVEPTVLAGHNAMRVFQEEIFGPVLAVTTFKDRDEALAIANDSVYGLGAGVWTRNGTLAYQMGRGIQAGRVWTNCYHAYPAHAAFGGYKLSGIGRENHKMMLDHYQQTKCLLVSYDDQAQGLF, from the coding sequence ATGACCGTTAACCAACCGCAGCAACTTGCAGCTATTCCCTATACCTTCAAAACGCGCTACGACAACTTTATCGGCGGACGCTGGATGGCACCGCTCGGCGGAGAATACTATCTCAACCAGACACCGGCGACCGGCCAGACCATTTGCGAGGTGGCAAGCTCTGACTCGCGAGATGTCGATCTGGCGCTGGATGCCGCCCATAAGGCCCAGGCATCCTGGGGCAAAACTTCGGGGGCCGAACGCGCCGCATTACTGAATAAAATTGCCGATAGAATGGAGGAGCACCTTGCTGTGCTGGCGGCGGTAGAAACCTGGGATAACGGTAAGGCTATTCGGGAAACCCAGGCAGCCGATGTTCCGCTGGGGCTGGATCATTTCCGCTATTTTGCCGCCTGTATCCGTGCTCAGGAGGGAGGAATTAGCGAGATCAACGCTAATCTGGTGGCCTATCATTTTCATGAGCCGCTTGGGGTGGTGGGGCAGATAATCCCCTGGAACTTCCCGCTGCTGATGGCCTGCTGGAAGCTGGCTCCGGCGCTGGCGGCAGGTAACTGTATCGTTTTAAAACCGGCGAAGCTGACCCCCATGTCGGTGCTGGTGCTGATGGAGTTAATCGCCGATATCCTGCCTCCGGGCGTGGTGAACGTGGTGAACGGCGCGGGCAGTGAAATCGGCGAATACCTGGTTACTTCCGGGCGGATCGCCAAGATTGCCTTCACCGGCTCTACCGAAGTGGGGCGTGACATTATGCATTACGCTTCACGTAATGTTATTCCTGTTACCCTCGAGCTGGGGGGGAAATCGCCCAATATCTTTTTTGCCGATGTGATGGATAAAGACGACGCGTTTCTTGATAAAGCGCTGGAAGGGATGGCGATGTTTGCCTTTAACCAGGGAGAGGTTTGCACCTGTCCTAGCCGGGCGCTGGTCCAGGAGTCGGTCTATGAGCGCTTTATGGAAAAGGCTATCGCGCGCATTGCTGCTATTCGTCGCGGCCATCCGCTTGACCCACAAACTCAGATGGGAGCGCAGGTCTCTAAAGGGCAGCTCGACACCATTCTCAACTACATCGATATTGGCCGCAAAGAGGGCGCGGAGGTGCTGACCGGTGGCCATCGCTGCGAGTTATCAGGTGAATTAGCCGGCGGTTATTACGTGGAGCCCACCGTGCTGGCGGGTCACAATGCTATGCGGGTATTCCAGGAAGAGATTTTCGGCCCGGTACTGGCGGTTACCACCTTTAAAGACCGGGACGAAGCGCTGGCTATCGCTAATGATTCGGTTTATGGATTGGGGGCAGGAGTCTGGACCCGTAACGGTACCCTGGCTTATCAAATGGGGCGCGGTATTCAGGCGGGCAGGGTGTGGACAAACTGTTACCACGCTTATCCGGCTCATGCAGCGTTTGGGGGCTATAAGCTTTCTGGTATTGGTCGCGAGAACCATAAGATGATGCTCGATCATTATCAGCAGACCAAATGCCTGCTGGTGAGCTACGATGACCAGGCCCAGGGATTATTCTGA
- the ygeV gene encoding sigma-54-dependent Fis family transcriptional regulator, with protein MSKALADNICALPASPVTFPEHTQPANSLLMMIQPTVQHFATLLANVLQLEVEVVDNRLQRVAGTGIYSNRLGKPPESNTLLLNEVIENQQEVVIFDSRQNHLCQACQQRETCRERGFVGVPVTLKNRVIGVVSLVAVNITQLTHLKSHTRMFIEYIRHISRLLVENISVANDKFKTESELVCFLAEHVTDAILLFDASAHVVFMNNAAYQALNITSEGNIETASIIHGDVHHQGFNEFTLCWQNICWKISGQWHQTRQGGLLMLSDSSVTEVPARESPTPVPEIKNLIGRAPEMNRLKQLISRVAASPSSVLILGESGTGKEVVAQAIHQLSNRHAKPFVAINCAAIPENLLESELFGYAKGAFTGASPGGKKGLIQLADEGTLFLDEIGDMPLTLQARLLRAIERREVLPVGASQPVKVDIRIISATHQHLLDKIRDGSFREDLYYRLNVVPLTLPPLNQRGGDIQLLLQHFITLHARRIGCAKPQVTPQAMKRLCLYSWPGNVRELSNLVEYLLNIVPPGECIDVPLLPPAIQLCWKEASETYETAQHVSPLQTQHPEVCQDVATVSESGDKANASLRLVERQMIVEALQRLGNKKLVADELGIGVATLYRKIKKYGLS; from the coding sequence ATGAGCAAGGCCCTGGCTGATAATATCTGTGCGCTACCTGCCTCCCCGGTTACTTTTCCAGAACATACTCAGCCCGCAAACAGTTTGCTGATGATGATTCAGCCTACGGTGCAGCATTTTGCAACTTTGCTGGCTAACGTTTTACAGCTTGAAGTTGAGGTGGTTGATAACCGTCTGCAGAGGGTTGCCGGTACCGGTATTTATAGCAATCGTCTCGGAAAACCACCGGAAAGCAATACATTGTTATTAAATGAGGTCATTGAAAATCAACAAGAAGTTGTGATTTTTGATTCAAGGCAGAACCATCTTTGTCAGGCATGTCAGCAGAGGGAGACGTGTCGGGAGCGTGGTTTTGTTGGCGTACCGGTAACGCTCAAAAATCGGGTGATTGGCGTAGTAAGTTTGGTTGCGGTGAATATTACCCAGCTCACTCATTTGAAATCACATACCCGAATGTTTATTGAATATATTCGGCATATCTCACGGCTGTTAGTGGAAAATATTTCCGTCGCAAATGATAAGTTTAAAACGGAAAGTGAGCTGGTGTGCTTTTTAGCTGAGCATGTAACGGATGCTATTTTATTATTTGATGCCAGCGCTCATGTTGTGTTTATGAATAATGCAGCTTATCAGGCGTTAAATATCACCTCAGAGGGAAATATAGAAACGGCTTCTATTATTCATGGGGATGTCCATCATCAGGGGTTTAATGAATTTACATTATGCTGGCAAAATATTTGTTGGAAAATCTCCGGCCAGTGGCATCAAACCCGGCAGGGAGGGCTGTTGATGCTGTCCGATTCGAGTGTTACCGAGGTTCCGGCTCGCGAATCGCCAACGCCGGTGCCGGAGATTAAAAATCTTATTGGCCGTGCGCCGGAAATGAATAGATTAAAGCAGTTAATAAGCAGGGTAGCCGCAAGCCCGTCAAGCGTATTGATTTTAGGTGAAAGTGGAACCGGTAAAGAGGTTGTCGCTCAGGCAATACATCAGCTGAGCAATCGCCACGCCAAACCATTTGTGGCTATAAATTGTGCCGCAATCCCAGAGAATTTGTTGGAAAGCGAGCTGTTTGGCTATGCCAAAGGCGCGTTTACCGGTGCCTCCCCCGGCGGTAAAAAGGGGCTGATTCAGCTGGCGGATGAAGGCACGCTATTTCTGGACGAAATTGGCGATATGCCGCTAACGCTTCAGGCCCGATTATTGCGAGCCATAGAGCGCCGCGAGGTTTTGCCGGTGGGAGCGTCGCAGCCTGTCAAGGTAGATATCCGGATTATATCGGCGACTCATCAGCATCTGCTGGATAAAATCCGCGACGGAAGTTTTCGCGAGGATCTTTACTATCGGCTTAACGTGGTGCCGCTCACGCTGCCTCCGCTTAACCAACGGGGTGGGGATATACAGCTGTTATTACAGCATTTTATTACACTGCATGCCCGACGCATCGGTTGTGCAAAACCACAGGTAACGCCGCAGGCGATGAAGCGGCTTTGTCTCTATAGCTGGCCAGGAAATGTGCGCGAACTGAGTAATCTGGTTGAGTATCTGCTAAATATCGTGCCGCCCGGAGAGTGTATTGATGTGCCTTTGCTGCCGCCTGCCATTCAGTTGTGCTGGAAGGAGGCGTCAGAAACTTACGAAACCGCTCAACATGTTTCACCTCTTCAGACTCAGCACCCAGAAGTATGCCAGGACGTCGCAACGGTAAGTGAATCGGGTGATAAGGCCAACGCTAGCCTCAGGCTGGTGGAGCGGCAAATGATAGTGGAGGCGTTGCAGCGGCTGGGTAATAAAAAACTGGTTGCCGACGAACTGGGGATCGGGGTGGCGACGCTATACCGCAAAATTAAAAAATACGGTCTGAGTTAA
- a CDS encoding knotted carbamoyltransferase YgeW, producing the protein MNDIKQLLKQVSAKKSSLSTRDFFLTWEQSREELEQILLLAEALREMRAANIDTRLFNNGLGISLFRDNSTRTRFSYASALNLLGLTQQDLDEGKSQIAHGETTRETANVISYCAEVIGIRDDMYLGAGNAYMREVAAAMDEGFEQGVLPQRPAMVNLQCDIDHPTQSMADLAWLKSHFGSLENLKGKKIAMTWAYSPSYGKPLSVPQGIIGLMTRFGMDVTLAHPEGYDLLPEVLDVAGKNAKESGGSFRQVGSMEEAFENADIVYPKSWAPWQIMQRRTELLRSNDSAGLTQLEQSCLANNAKFKDWHCTEAMMKRTRGGNALYMHCLPADITGVSCERGEVEASVFERYRFPTYHEASWKPYIIAAMIVARRFANPAQALEQRLAAAVPRIYR; encoded by the coding sequence ATGAATGACATTAAGCAGCTACTTAAGCAAGTGAGCGCTAAAAAATCCTCGCTGTCGACCAGGGACTTTTTCCTGACCTGGGAGCAAAGCCGCGAAGAGCTGGAACAAATCCTCCTGCTTGCAGAGGCGTTGAGGGAAATGCGCGCAGCAAATATCGATACCCGGCTGTTCAATAACGGTTTGGGCATTTCGCTGTTTCGCGATAATTCGACCCGCACTCGCTTCTCTTATGCCTCCGCGCTTAACCTTCTGGGGCTGACGCAACAGGATCTGGATGAGGGGAAATCACAAATTGCCCATGGCGAAACCACGCGAGAAACCGCCAACGTTATCTCCTATTGTGCCGAAGTTATAGGCATCCGCGATGATATGTATCTCGGAGCAGGTAACGCTTATATGCGTGAAGTAGCAGCGGCGATGGACGAAGGCTTCGAGCAGGGGGTTCTGCCGCAACGCCCGGCCATGGTGAACCTGCAGTGTGATATCGACCACCCAACCCAATCAATGGCCGATCTGGCCTGGCTGAAATCTCATTTTGGTAGTCTGGAAAATCTCAAAGGTAAAAAAATTGCCATGACCTGGGCTTACTCCCCGAGCTATGGCAAGCCGCTATCCGTACCGCAGGGGATAATCGGTCTGATGACCCGGTTTGGTATGGATGTCACTCTGGCTCATCCCGAAGGTTACGATCTGTTGCCGGAGGTGCTAGACGTCGCCGGTAAAAACGCTAAAGAGTCAGGCGGCAGCTTCCGCCAGGTTGGCAGCATGGAAGAAGCCTTTGAAAACGCCGATATCGTTTATCCGAAATCCTGGGCACCGTGGCAAATCATGCAGCGTCGTACCGAACTGTTACGCAGTAACGACAGCGCGGGTCTGACCCAGCTCGAACAGTCCTGCCTCGCCAACAATGCTAAGTTCAAAGACTGGCATTGCACCGAAGCGATGATGAAGCGCACCCGTGGCGGCAATGCGCTGTATATGCACTGTCTGCCTGCCGATATTACCGGTGTTTCCTGTGAGCGCGGAGAGGTAGAAGCCAGCGTATTTGAACGCTATCGCTTCCCAACCTACCACGAAGCAAGCTGGAAGCCTTACATCATCGCCGCCATGATTGTCGCCCGCAGGTTCGCTAATCCAGCTCAGGCACTTGAGCAGCGTCTCGCCGCTGCCGTTCCACGTATCTACCGCTGA
- a CDS encoding (2Fe-2S)-binding protein: MDTIELKVNGINICRPVTDNQRLIDFLREDLELTGTKEGCSVGECGACTVIMNGKAVCSCLILAIQCHGAEITTVEALEQDKIGQQLQRAFVRHGGVQCGFCTPGFLMSTKALLDENPQPSDEQLLDALEGNICRCTGYRPIIKSIKAVLNPREAE, from the coding sequence ATGGATACTATTGAACTGAAAGTAAACGGCATAAATATTTGCCGTCCGGTAACGGATAACCAGCGGTTAATCGACTTCCTGCGCGAAGATCTTGAGCTGACAGGAACTAAAGAAGGCTGCTCGGTGGGCGAGTGCGGCGCCTGCACCGTTATTATGAATGGCAAAGCCGTCTGCTCCTGCCTGATCCTCGCCATACAGTGTCATGGGGCTGAAATTACCACCGTCGAGGCGCTGGAACAGGACAAAATCGGCCAGCAGCTTCAGCGGGCATTCGTTCGCCACGGAGGCGTGCAGTGTGGTTTTTGCACGCCCGGTTTTTTAATGAGCACCAAAGCACTGCTGGATGAAAATCCGCAGCCCAGCGATGAGCAGCTTTTGGATGCCCTCGAGGGCAATATCTGCCGTTGTACCGGTTATCGCCCGATTATTAAATCGATAAAAGCCGTACTCAACCCACGAGAAGCTGAATAA
- a CDS encoding aldehyde oxidase translates to MKTHHVVGTEVMRADGLAKVKGLAIYGDDLNLKRMLYGVCRYVDIAAGQVESLDLSEAEKVPGVVRIATWQDVPGEKKVGVVSADYPPLIDKEIAYRGDVVAVIAAESYEAAALAAEKIKITYRPFEPITNVQDALRPGARLIHADSGSNVINHHFTVKGDVEAGFESATHIFEREYSVNFQEHAYIEPETITACFDDNEQIITIYGSIQNAHRVRGFVARYLGIPQSKVNVKRSTLGGSFGGKDDIIDHLACRTALLAWLTHRPVKITYNREQSMRESYKRHPYTMKYKVGLDDDARIKAIKIDILADGGSYAGQTVFVTWRSSVQAAGPYNIPNVRIDITGVYTNNVYTSAYRGFGAPQVIFANESLMDELADLMGISPVEIRLRNILNQDDISIAGQPMTSHTVSARQVLLKGLERSEFEAKRRHYAELNAKGGPVKYGIGFAISHRGCSLGAEGLDASSSLIQINADGSINISTSVSENGQGLQATMSIIAAEAFGVSLDTISFTEPATAMIADGGSTVASRGTLMGGQAILDAANKLKASISAVIAPRLGASGEDDLLWADNKITHRHQPDKSIGFAEATVLTRATGANLAAYGWHVAPDIHWDEEKGTGSPYFTWVYGCQVADITLDTRTGKISINHATAVHDVGTVINRVGFEGQVCGGVAQGMVGYGMLEDFNIEHGEVKSENFDTYLLPTIKDVPEIDITGIENHDKAGPFGAKVIGEPVLELGAAALNNAVSFALGSRNYALPLTLEQVKLGYHLKKPERQSELLESGQNKKQTLRINTLQVQRAATLTHALELLKSGDARALAGGTDLLIQARLSLQPIPVVDISAIPELQQITLQQDGSVRIGAAVTFSQLVNDPQIIERYPLLVTAAKTVGSLQLRNRATVGGNVVNAAPCADSVPPLIIYDAMVEIQHHDHPARTIPLAEFSTGGYRTQLQPGELVCAFILPAPYQHPGLKQHYLQLGRRNALNITRQSFTGQFVLDASGILTRCRLVDGALMSNPQRLMRLEKCLTGRKLNHALITEATGVLLEQLNETIGKRWSAAYKIPVATEMLSQMLQEVMTTRTH, encoded by the coding sequence ATGAAAACACATCATGTGGTGGGCACCGAAGTTATGCGTGCCGATGGGCTGGCCAAGGTTAAAGGGCTGGCCATTTATGGCGATGACCTAAACCTGAAAAGGATGCTGTATGGGGTTTGTCGTTACGTCGACATAGCGGCCGGTCAGGTTGAGTCACTCGACCTTTCCGAAGCTGAGAAGGTGCCGGGCGTGGTGCGCATCGCCACCTGGCAGGACGTTCCGGGGGAGAAAAAGGTAGGCGTAGTTTCAGCAGACTATCCGCCGCTTATTGATAAAGAGATTGCCTATCGCGGTGACGTAGTGGCAGTCATTGCAGCAGAGAGCTATGAGGCCGCAGCACTGGCGGCAGAGAAAATCAAAATCACTTACCGCCCGTTTGAACCAATTACTAACGTGCAGGATGCTTTACGCCCAGGAGCACGGTTGATTCACGCTGATAGCGGCAGCAACGTTATTAACCACCATTTCACGGTCAAAGGCGACGTAGAGGCCGGTTTCGAAAGCGCCACCCATATTTTTGAGCGGGAATACAGCGTTAACTTTCAGGAACATGCTTACATTGAACCGGAAACCATCACCGCCTGCTTTGATGATAACGAGCAGATAATCACTATTTACGGCTCTATTCAAAACGCCCACCGGGTGCGCGGATTCGTAGCCCGCTATCTTGGGATCCCACAATCTAAAGTGAACGTTAAGCGTTCAACGCTGGGCGGCAGCTTCGGCGGTAAGGACGATATTATCGATCACCTGGCATGCCGCACGGCGCTACTTGCCTGGCTCACTCATCGTCCGGTCAAAATTACCTATAATCGCGAACAATCAATGCGCGAAAGCTACAAACGCCATCCCTATACCATGAAATACAAAGTCGGTCTGGATGACGACGCCAGGATCAAAGCGATAAAAATAGATATTCTGGCCGATGGCGGCAGCTACGCCGGGCAGACTGTTTTCGTCACCTGGCGCAGCTCGGTACAGGCCGCTGGCCCCTATAACATCCCTAATGTGCGTATCGATATCACCGGTGTATACACTAATAACGTCTATACCTCGGCCTATCGTGGGTTTGGCGCACCCCAGGTTATTTTCGCCAATGAGTCGCTAATGGATGAGCTGGCAGATCTCATGGGCATCAGCCCGGTGGAAATCAGGCTCCGTAATATTTTGAACCAGGATGATATCAGCATCGCCGGGCAGCCAATGACCAGCCATACGGTTTCTGCCCGCCAGGTGTTACTTAAAGGGCTTGAGCGTAGCGAGTTCGAGGCAAAGAGACGCCATTATGCCGAACTGAATGCTAAAGGCGGACCGGTAAAATATGGCATTGGGTTTGCCATCAGCCACCGGGGATGTTCGCTGGGTGCCGAAGGGCTGGACGCCTCCTCATCGCTTATCCAGATTAACGCAGATGGCAGTATCAACATCTCTACCTCTGTATCGGAAAACGGCCAGGGTCTGCAGGCCACCATGTCGATAATCGCGGCGGAAGCCTTTGGCGTCAGCCTCGACACCATCTCCTTTACTGAACCGGCAACCGCCATGATTGCCGATGGCGGTTCTACCGTAGCCTCACGCGGCACGCTGATGGGCGGCCAGGCTATTCTGGACGCCGCTAACAAACTTAAAGCCAGCATCAGTGCCGTTATCGCACCGCGCTTAGGAGCCAGTGGCGAAGACGATTTGCTTTGGGCGGATAATAAAATTACCCATCGCCATCAGCCGGATAAAAGCATTGGCTTCGCCGAGGCTACCGTTCTTACCAGAGCGACGGGCGCTAACCTGGCCGCCTATGGCTGGCACGTTGCGCCGGATATCCACTGGGATGAAGAAAAAGGCACCGGTAGCCCGTATTTTACCTGGGTGTATGGCTGCCAGGTCGCCGATATTACGCTGGACACACGCACCGGTAAAATCAGCATTAACCACGCGACCGCAGTGCACGATGTCGGCACCGTTATTAATCGGGTAGGTTTTGAAGGTCAGGTTTGCGGCGGTGTGGCCCAGGGCATGGTGGGCTACGGCATGCTGGAAGATTTCAATATCGAACACGGCGAGGTTAAGTCGGAAAACTTTGATACCTACCTGCTGCCGACGATTAAAGATGTCCCGGAAATAGACATTACCGGTATCGAAAACCACGATAAAGCCGGCCCGTTCGGTGCCAAGGTTATCGGCGAGCCGGTGCTGGAGCTGGGGGCCGCCGCGCTAAATAATGCGGTCAGCTTTGCTCTCGGCAGCCGTAACTATGCCCTGCCCCTGACCCTTGAACAGGTTAAGCTTGGCTACCACCTGAAAAAGCCTGAGCGTCAAAGCGAGCTGCTGGAGTCGGGCCAAAACAAAAAGCAAACCCTGCGCATTAATACGCTTCAGGTACAGCGTGCCGCTACGCTAACCCATGCATTGGAGCTGCTAAAATCTGGCGATGCCCGAGCGCTGGCGGGAGGCACCGATCTTCTTATTCAGGCACGGCTAAGCCTGCAGCCTATTCCCGTGGTTGATATCAGCGCCATCCCTGAGCTACAGCAAATAACCCTGCAACAAGATGGTTCGGTGCGTATCGGTGCCGCCGTCACCTTCAGCCAGCTAGTCAACGACCCGCAGATTATTGAACGCTATCCGCTGCTGGTGACGGCGGCTAAGACCGTGGGTTCTTTACAACTGCGTAATCGGGCCACCGTTGGCGGAAATGTGGTTAACGCCGCGCCCTGCGCAGACTCAGTGCCTCCGCTGATTATCTATGATGCGATGGTCGAAATTCAGCATCACGACCATCCGGCCCGAACCATTCCACTGGCCGAATTCAGTACCGGCGGATACCGCACCCAGCTCCAGCCAGGAGAACTGGTATGCGCATTTATCCTACCGGCCCCTTACCAACATCCGGGATTAAAACAGCACTATCTCCAGCTCGGACGCCGTAACGCTCTTAACATCACCCGTCAGAGTTTTACCGGCCAGTTTGTTCTCGACGCCTCAGGCATTTTGACGCGCTGCCGGCTGGTCGATGGCGCGCTGATGAGCAATCCGCAGCGCCTGATGCGGCTGGAGAAGTGCTTAACCGGCCGCAAGCTGAATCATGCGCTGATTACCGAAGCAACCGGTGTGCTTCTCGAGCAGCTTAATGAAACGATCGGCAAACGCTGGTCGGCCGCATACAAAATACCGGTCGCTACCGAAATGCTTAGTCAAATGCTGCAGGAAGTTATGACCACCAGGACTCATTGA